Proteins encoded together in one Benincasa hispida cultivar B227 chromosome 1, ASM972705v1, whole genome shotgun sequence window:
- the LOC120074417 gene encoding valine--tRNA ligase, chloroplastic/mitochondrial 2 isoform X1, with translation MLLQMAFSGPSLLHPSSACRLNPLLFTRHRPSFGLSRFHFRRLQQRQLAVATSANGVFTSPEIAKTFDFASEERIYKWWESQGYFRPHFDQDTIPFVISMPPPNVTGSLHMGHAMFVTLEDIMVRYNRMKGRPTLWLPGTDHAGIATQLVVERMLASEGIKRVELGRDEFTKRVWEWKEKYGGTITNQIKRLGASCDWTKEHFTLDDQLSRAVIEAFVRLHERGLIYQGSYMVNWSPNLQTAVSDLEVEYSEEAGTLYHIKYRVAGGSRSDYLTVATTRPETLFGDVAIAVHPEDDRYSKYVGMMAIVPMTYGRHVPIIPDKNVDKDFGTGVLKISPGHDHNDYLLARKLGLPILNVMNKDGTLNKVAGLYCGLDRFEARKKLWADLEETGLAVKREAHTLRVPRSQRGGEIIEPLVSKQWFVTMEPLAEKALRAVEKGDLTIIPERFEKIYNHWLSNIKDWCISRQLWWGHRIPVWYIVGKNPEEDYIVARNADEALEQAQKKCGKDVQIYQDSDVLDTWFSSALWPFSTLGWPDETAEDFKRFYPTTMLETGHDILFFWVARMVMMGIEFTGTVPFSYIYLHGLIRDSQGRKMSKTLGNVIDPLDTIKEFGTDALRFTLALGTAGQDLNLSTERLTSNKAFTNKLWNAGKFILQNLPKQNDLQSWDSILSFEFEKDDCLLKLPLPECWIVSELHSLVDVVTTNYDKFFFGDVGRDIYNFFWGDFADWYIEASKARLYQSGGNSVALAQAVLLYVFENILKLLHPFMPFVTEELWQALPDRKEALIVSRWPQISLPRQASAIKKFENLKLLTKAIRNARAEYSVEPAKRISASIVASEEVNQYISEEKEVLALLTRLDLHNVHFANSPPGNVDQSVHLVAGEGLEAYLPLADMVDISAEVQRLSKRLTKMKTEYDGFVARLNSSSFVEKAPEDIVRGVREKAEEAKEKIALTEKRLSLLRSTVPVPDC, from the exons ATGCTTCTTCAAATGGCCTTCTCTGGTCCTTCCCTCCTCCATCCTTCCTCTGCTTGCAGACTCAATCCCCTACTCTTTACCAGGCACCGGCCTTCTTTTGGCCTCTCCCGCTTCCATTTCCGTCGTCTACAGCAGAGACAATTAGCTG TTGCCACATCAGCGAATGGAGTTTTTACTTCTCCAGAGATAGCAAAAACGTTTGACTTTGCTTCGGAAGAGCGAATATACAAATG GTGGGAATCTCAAGGTTATTTTAGGCCACATTTTGATCAAGATACCATTCCGTTTGTGATTTCAATGCCACCTCCCAATGTCACAGGATCGCTGCACATGGGACATGCGATGTTTGTGACTCTCGAG GATATTATGGTTAGATACAACCGTATGAAGGGAAGACCAACACTCTGGCTTCCCGGAACTGATCATGCAGGTATTGCCACACAG ttggttgttgaaagAATGCTTGCGTCTGAAGGAATAAAAAGGGTTGAATTGGGTAGAGATGAATTTACAAAGCGAGTTTGGGAATGGAAAGAGAA GTATGGTGGAACTATCACTAATCAAATTAAGAGACTTGGAGCTTCCTGTGATTGGACTAAAGAGCACTTTACACTTGATGACCAGCTAAGTC GAGCCGTTATTGAGGCATTTGTTCGGCTTCACGAGAGAGGCTTGATCTATCAAG GTTCTTACATGGTAAACTGGTCTCCGAATTTGCAAACTGCTGTTTCTGACCTG GAAGTAGAGTACTCTGAAGAAGCTGGTACTCTCTATCATATTAAATATCGAGTGGCTGGAGGTTCAAG GAGTGATTACTTGACAGTAGCAACAACTCGTCCTGAAACCTTGTTTGGTGATGTAGCTATAGCAGTGCATCCTGAG GACGACCGTTATTCGAAATATGTTGGCATGATGGCAATTGTTCCAATGACGTATGGTCGTCATGTCCCTATAATCCCTGACAAG AATGTTGATAAGGACTTTGGAACTGGTGTGCTAAAGATAAGCCCCGGTCATGATCATAATGACTACCTGCTTGCTCGAAAACTTGGTCTCCCTATACTTAATGTGATGAACAAGGACGGAACTCTTAATAAGGTTGCTGGACTTTACTG TGGTTTAGATCGGTTTGAAGCACGGAAGAAACTGTGGGCAGATTTGGAGGAGACAGGACTAGCTGTAAAAAGGGAAGCACACACCTTACGGGTACCAAGATCCCAACGTGGAGGAGAA ATAATTGAACCTTTAGTTAGTAAACAGTGGTTTGTGACCATGGAGCCATTGGCTGAAAAAGCCCTTCGTGCTGTTGAAAAAGGAGATTTGACAATTATCCCCGAGAGatttgagaag ATTTACAATCATTGGCTGTCAAATATTAAGGACTGGTGTATAAGCAGGCAACTATGGTGGGGACATCGCATACCAGTTTGGTACATTGTGGGAAAAAATCCAGAAGAAGACTACATAGTTGCTAGGAATGCTGACGAGGCTCTTGAGCAAGCTCAGAAGAAATGTGGGAAGGATGTACAAATATACCAAGATTCAGACGTACTTGACACCTGGTTCTCAAG TGCGTTATGGCCTTTTAGTACTCTTGGATGGCCAGATGAGACAGCAGAGGATTTTAAGCGGTTCTATCCAACGACAATGCTTGAAACAGG GCATGATATACTATTCTTTTGGGTGGCAAGGATGGTCATGATGGGAATTGAATTTACTGGCACTGttccattttcatatatttatctCCATGGACTCATTCGGGACTCTCAG GGACGGAAAATGTCTAAAACACTGGGAAATGTGATAGATCCACTTGATACAATTAAAGAATTTGGCACTGATGCTTTACGATTCACACTTGCTTTAGGAACTGCTGGTCAG GACCTTAATCTATCAACCGAGAGGCTGACTTCCAATAAGGCATTCACTAATAAATTATGGAATGCCGGAAAGTTCATATTGCAGAATTTACCGAAGCAGAATGATTTGCAATCTTGGGATTCCATACTGAGTTTTGAG TTTGAGAAAGATGATTGTCTGCTCAAGTTACCTTTACCAGAATGCTGGATT GTCTCAGAACTTCATTCCCTAGTAGACGTGGTCACCACTAACTATGATAAATTTTTCTTTGGAGATGTTGGCAGggatatatataactttttctGGGGTGATTTTGCAGATTG gtACATTGAAGCCAGTAAAGCTCGCCTTTATCAATCTGGAGGCAATTCAGTTGCTTTGGCACAAGCTGTGCTGTTGTacgtttttgaaaatattctcaAATTACTACATCCTTTCATGCCGTTTGTGACAGAGGAACTTTGGCAG GCACTTCCCGATCGTAAAGAAGCTTTAATTGTATCTCGTTGGCCACAAATTTCACTTCCAAGGCAAGCCAGTGCAATTAAGAAATTTGAGAACCTAAAATTGTTG ACAAAAGCGATTAGGAATGCTAGAGCAGAGTATTCAGTTGAGCCAGCAAAGCGTATATCTGCTTCTATAGTTGCAAGTGAAGAGGTCAATCAATATATATCT GAAGAGAAGGAAGTTTTAGCTCTTCTTACTCGTCTGGATCTACACAATGTTCATTTTGCAAATTCTCCTCCAG GAAATGTAGATCAATCTGTGCATCTTGTAGCTGGTGAAGGGCTAGAGGCTTATCTACCTCTTGCTGATATGGTTGATATCTCTGCCGAAGTCCAACGCTTATCAAAGCGccttacaaaaatgaaaacagaGTATGATGGTTTTGTAGCTCGGCTTAATTCTTCAAGC TTCGTAGAGAAAGCTCCCGAGGATATCGTCCGTGGGGTAAGAGAAAAGGCTGAAGAAGCAAAAGAGAAGATCGCTCTCACCGAGAAGCGCCTCTCTCTCCTCAGATCAACTGTTCCAGTTCCTGATTGTTGA
- the LOC120074417 gene encoding valine--tRNA ligase, chloroplastic/mitochondrial 2 isoform X2, with protein MQVLPHRFVSKLVVERMLASEGIKRVELGRDEFTKRVWEWKEKYGGTITNQIKRLGASCDWTKEHFTLDDQLSRAVIEAFVRLHERGLIYQGSYMVNWSPNLQTAVSDLEVEYSEEAGTLYHIKYRVAGGSRSDYLTVATTRPETLFGDVAIAVHPEDDRYSKYVGMMAIVPMTYGRHVPIIPDKNVDKDFGTGVLKISPGHDHNDYLLARKLGLPILNVMNKDGTLNKVAGLYCGLDRFEARKKLWADLEETGLAVKREAHTLRVPRSQRGGEIIEPLVSKQWFVTMEPLAEKALRAVEKGDLTIIPERFEKIYNHWLSNIKDWCISRQLWWGHRIPVWYIVGKNPEEDYIVARNADEALEQAQKKCGKDVQIYQDSDVLDTWFSSALWPFSTLGWPDETAEDFKRFYPTTMLETGHDILFFWVARMVMMGIEFTGTVPFSYIYLHGLIRDSQGRKMSKTLGNVIDPLDTIKEFGTDALRFTLALGTAGQDLNLSTERLTSNKAFTNKLWNAGKFILQNLPKQNDLQSWDSILSFEFEKDDCLLKLPLPECWIVSELHSLVDVVTTNYDKFFFGDVGRDIYNFFWGDFADWYIEASKARLYQSGGNSVALAQAVLLYVFENILKLLHPFMPFVTEELWQALPDRKEALIVSRWPQISLPRQASAIKKFENLKLLTKAIRNARAEYSVEPAKRISASIVASEEVNQYISEEKEVLALLTRLDLHNVHFANSPPGNVDQSVHLVAGEGLEAYLPLADMVDISAEVQRLSKRLTKMKTEYDGFVARLNSSSFVEKAPEDIVRGVREKAEEAKEKIALTEKRLSLLRSTVPVPDC; from the exons ATGCAGGTATTGCCACACAGGTTTGTCTCTAAA ttggttgttgaaagAATGCTTGCGTCTGAAGGAATAAAAAGGGTTGAATTGGGTAGAGATGAATTTACAAAGCGAGTTTGGGAATGGAAAGAGAA GTATGGTGGAACTATCACTAATCAAATTAAGAGACTTGGAGCTTCCTGTGATTGGACTAAAGAGCACTTTACACTTGATGACCAGCTAAGTC GAGCCGTTATTGAGGCATTTGTTCGGCTTCACGAGAGAGGCTTGATCTATCAAG GTTCTTACATGGTAAACTGGTCTCCGAATTTGCAAACTGCTGTTTCTGACCTG GAAGTAGAGTACTCTGAAGAAGCTGGTACTCTCTATCATATTAAATATCGAGTGGCTGGAGGTTCAAG GAGTGATTACTTGACAGTAGCAACAACTCGTCCTGAAACCTTGTTTGGTGATGTAGCTATAGCAGTGCATCCTGAG GACGACCGTTATTCGAAATATGTTGGCATGATGGCAATTGTTCCAATGACGTATGGTCGTCATGTCCCTATAATCCCTGACAAG AATGTTGATAAGGACTTTGGAACTGGTGTGCTAAAGATAAGCCCCGGTCATGATCATAATGACTACCTGCTTGCTCGAAAACTTGGTCTCCCTATACTTAATGTGATGAACAAGGACGGAACTCTTAATAAGGTTGCTGGACTTTACTG TGGTTTAGATCGGTTTGAAGCACGGAAGAAACTGTGGGCAGATTTGGAGGAGACAGGACTAGCTGTAAAAAGGGAAGCACACACCTTACGGGTACCAAGATCCCAACGTGGAGGAGAA ATAATTGAACCTTTAGTTAGTAAACAGTGGTTTGTGACCATGGAGCCATTGGCTGAAAAAGCCCTTCGTGCTGTTGAAAAAGGAGATTTGACAATTATCCCCGAGAGatttgagaag ATTTACAATCATTGGCTGTCAAATATTAAGGACTGGTGTATAAGCAGGCAACTATGGTGGGGACATCGCATACCAGTTTGGTACATTGTGGGAAAAAATCCAGAAGAAGACTACATAGTTGCTAGGAATGCTGACGAGGCTCTTGAGCAAGCTCAGAAGAAATGTGGGAAGGATGTACAAATATACCAAGATTCAGACGTACTTGACACCTGGTTCTCAAG TGCGTTATGGCCTTTTAGTACTCTTGGATGGCCAGATGAGACAGCAGAGGATTTTAAGCGGTTCTATCCAACGACAATGCTTGAAACAGG GCATGATATACTATTCTTTTGGGTGGCAAGGATGGTCATGATGGGAATTGAATTTACTGGCACTGttccattttcatatatttatctCCATGGACTCATTCGGGACTCTCAG GGACGGAAAATGTCTAAAACACTGGGAAATGTGATAGATCCACTTGATACAATTAAAGAATTTGGCACTGATGCTTTACGATTCACACTTGCTTTAGGAACTGCTGGTCAG GACCTTAATCTATCAACCGAGAGGCTGACTTCCAATAAGGCATTCACTAATAAATTATGGAATGCCGGAAAGTTCATATTGCAGAATTTACCGAAGCAGAATGATTTGCAATCTTGGGATTCCATACTGAGTTTTGAG TTTGAGAAAGATGATTGTCTGCTCAAGTTACCTTTACCAGAATGCTGGATT GTCTCAGAACTTCATTCCCTAGTAGACGTGGTCACCACTAACTATGATAAATTTTTCTTTGGAGATGTTGGCAGggatatatataactttttctGGGGTGATTTTGCAGATTG gtACATTGAAGCCAGTAAAGCTCGCCTTTATCAATCTGGAGGCAATTCAGTTGCTTTGGCACAAGCTGTGCTGTTGTacgtttttgaaaatattctcaAATTACTACATCCTTTCATGCCGTTTGTGACAGAGGAACTTTGGCAG GCACTTCCCGATCGTAAAGAAGCTTTAATTGTATCTCGTTGGCCACAAATTTCACTTCCAAGGCAAGCCAGTGCAATTAAGAAATTTGAGAACCTAAAATTGTTG ACAAAAGCGATTAGGAATGCTAGAGCAGAGTATTCAGTTGAGCCAGCAAAGCGTATATCTGCTTCTATAGTTGCAAGTGAAGAGGTCAATCAATATATATCT GAAGAGAAGGAAGTTTTAGCTCTTCTTACTCGTCTGGATCTACACAATGTTCATTTTGCAAATTCTCCTCCAG GAAATGTAGATCAATCTGTGCATCTTGTAGCTGGTGAAGGGCTAGAGGCTTATCTACCTCTTGCTGATATGGTTGATATCTCTGCCGAAGTCCAACGCTTATCAAAGCGccttacaaaaatgaaaacagaGTATGATGGTTTTGTAGCTCGGCTTAATTCTTCAAGC TTCGTAGAGAAAGCTCCCGAGGATATCGTCCGTGGGGTAAGAGAAAAGGCTGAAGAAGCAAAAGAGAAGATCGCTCTCACCGAGAAGCGCCTCTCTCTCCTCAGATCAACTGTTCCAGTTCCTGATTGTTGA
- the LOC120074417 gene encoding valine--tRNA ligase, chloroplastic/mitochondrial 2 isoform X3, producing the protein MQLVVERMLASEGIKRVELGRDEFTKRVWEWKEKYGGTITNQIKRLGASCDWTKEHFTLDDQLSRAVIEAFVRLHERGLIYQGSYMVNWSPNLQTAVSDLEVEYSEEAGTLYHIKYRVAGGSRSDYLTVATTRPETLFGDVAIAVHPEDDRYSKYVGMMAIVPMTYGRHVPIIPDKNVDKDFGTGVLKISPGHDHNDYLLARKLGLPILNVMNKDGTLNKVAGLYCGLDRFEARKKLWADLEETGLAVKREAHTLRVPRSQRGGEIIEPLVSKQWFVTMEPLAEKALRAVEKGDLTIIPERFEKIYNHWLSNIKDWCISRQLWWGHRIPVWYIVGKNPEEDYIVARNADEALEQAQKKCGKDVQIYQDSDVLDTWFSSALWPFSTLGWPDETAEDFKRFYPTTMLETGHDILFFWVARMVMMGIEFTGTVPFSYIYLHGLIRDSQGRKMSKTLGNVIDPLDTIKEFGTDALRFTLALGTAGQDLNLSTERLTSNKAFTNKLWNAGKFILQNLPKQNDLQSWDSILSFEFEKDDCLLKLPLPECWIVSELHSLVDVVTTNYDKFFFGDVGRDIYNFFWGDFADWYIEASKARLYQSGGNSVALAQAVLLYVFENILKLLHPFMPFVTEELWQALPDRKEALIVSRWPQISLPRQASAIKKFENLKLLTKAIRNARAEYSVEPAKRISASIVASEEVNQYISEEKEVLALLTRLDLHNVHFANSPPGNVDQSVHLVAGEGLEAYLPLADMVDISAEVQRLSKRLTKMKTEYDGFVARLNSSSFVEKAPEDIVRGVREKAEEAKEKIALTEKRLSLLRSTVPVPDC; encoded by the exons ATGCAG ttggttgttgaaagAATGCTTGCGTCTGAAGGAATAAAAAGGGTTGAATTGGGTAGAGATGAATTTACAAAGCGAGTTTGGGAATGGAAAGAGAA GTATGGTGGAACTATCACTAATCAAATTAAGAGACTTGGAGCTTCCTGTGATTGGACTAAAGAGCACTTTACACTTGATGACCAGCTAAGTC GAGCCGTTATTGAGGCATTTGTTCGGCTTCACGAGAGAGGCTTGATCTATCAAG GTTCTTACATGGTAAACTGGTCTCCGAATTTGCAAACTGCTGTTTCTGACCTG GAAGTAGAGTACTCTGAAGAAGCTGGTACTCTCTATCATATTAAATATCGAGTGGCTGGAGGTTCAAG GAGTGATTACTTGACAGTAGCAACAACTCGTCCTGAAACCTTGTTTGGTGATGTAGCTATAGCAGTGCATCCTGAG GACGACCGTTATTCGAAATATGTTGGCATGATGGCAATTGTTCCAATGACGTATGGTCGTCATGTCCCTATAATCCCTGACAAG AATGTTGATAAGGACTTTGGAACTGGTGTGCTAAAGATAAGCCCCGGTCATGATCATAATGACTACCTGCTTGCTCGAAAACTTGGTCTCCCTATACTTAATGTGATGAACAAGGACGGAACTCTTAATAAGGTTGCTGGACTTTACTG TGGTTTAGATCGGTTTGAAGCACGGAAGAAACTGTGGGCAGATTTGGAGGAGACAGGACTAGCTGTAAAAAGGGAAGCACACACCTTACGGGTACCAAGATCCCAACGTGGAGGAGAA ATAATTGAACCTTTAGTTAGTAAACAGTGGTTTGTGACCATGGAGCCATTGGCTGAAAAAGCCCTTCGTGCTGTTGAAAAAGGAGATTTGACAATTATCCCCGAGAGatttgagaag ATTTACAATCATTGGCTGTCAAATATTAAGGACTGGTGTATAAGCAGGCAACTATGGTGGGGACATCGCATACCAGTTTGGTACATTGTGGGAAAAAATCCAGAAGAAGACTACATAGTTGCTAGGAATGCTGACGAGGCTCTTGAGCAAGCTCAGAAGAAATGTGGGAAGGATGTACAAATATACCAAGATTCAGACGTACTTGACACCTGGTTCTCAAG TGCGTTATGGCCTTTTAGTACTCTTGGATGGCCAGATGAGACAGCAGAGGATTTTAAGCGGTTCTATCCAACGACAATGCTTGAAACAGG GCATGATATACTATTCTTTTGGGTGGCAAGGATGGTCATGATGGGAATTGAATTTACTGGCACTGttccattttcatatatttatctCCATGGACTCATTCGGGACTCTCAG GGACGGAAAATGTCTAAAACACTGGGAAATGTGATAGATCCACTTGATACAATTAAAGAATTTGGCACTGATGCTTTACGATTCACACTTGCTTTAGGAACTGCTGGTCAG GACCTTAATCTATCAACCGAGAGGCTGACTTCCAATAAGGCATTCACTAATAAATTATGGAATGCCGGAAAGTTCATATTGCAGAATTTACCGAAGCAGAATGATTTGCAATCTTGGGATTCCATACTGAGTTTTGAG TTTGAGAAAGATGATTGTCTGCTCAAGTTACCTTTACCAGAATGCTGGATT GTCTCAGAACTTCATTCCCTAGTAGACGTGGTCACCACTAACTATGATAAATTTTTCTTTGGAGATGTTGGCAGggatatatataactttttctGGGGTGATTTTGCAGATTG gtACATTGAAGCCAGTAAAGCTCGCCTTTATCAATCTGGAGGCAATTCAGTTGCTTTGGCACAAGCTGTGCTGTTGTacgtttttgaaaatattctcaAATTACTACATCCTTTCATGCCGTTTGTGACAGAGGAACTTTGGCAG GCACTTCCCGATCGTAAAGAAGCTTTAATTGTATCTCGTTGGCCACAAATTTCACTTCCAAGGCAAGCCAGTGCAATTAAGAAATTTGAGAACCTAAAATTGTTG ACAAAAGCGATTAGGAATGCTAGAGCAGAGTATTCAGTTGAGCCAGCAAAGCGTATATCTGCTTCTATAGTTGCAAGTGAAGAGGTCAATCAATATATATCT GAAGAGAAGGAAGTTTTAGCTCTTCTTACTCGTCTGGATCTACACAATGTTCATTTTGCAAATTCTCCTCCAG GAAATGTAGATCAATCTGTGCATCTTGTAGCTGGTGAAGGGCTAGAGGCTTATCTACCTCTTGCTGATATGGTTGATATCTCTGCCGAAGTCCAACGCTTATCAAAGCGccttacaaaaatgaaaacagaGTATGATGGTTTTGTAGCTCGGCTTAATTCTTCAAGC TTCGTAGAGAAAGCTCCCGAGGATATCGTCCGTGGGGTAAGAGAAAAGGCTGAAGAAGCAAAAGAGAAGATCGCTCTCACCGAGAAGCGCCTCTCTCTCCTCAGATCAACTGTTCCAGTTCCTGATTGTTGA